ATTGTCATCGTTGATTCTGCCATACTATATTTTCTCCTTATCCATTTGAATTTTTAATTCTAATAATATTATCTGATTATATAAATTTTTACTGATTATGTTAGTATTACGTAAACTCTATCTTAGCCGTAATGTATCATCCGTCATCCACCGCATCGTTTGCATGGAGGTCTTCCTCCCACCTTCGACAGGGGTATTTCCTGAACACTTCTCTTAATACGACTACAGTTTCTCCTGCTATGATACCTGGTTCCATCCGATGTAATATAGTAGGTTGCAAAATCACCCTCCTTCCCAGTACAACAGGATTCACAGGGATAATACTTTCCACCATTATCATTTCTCAATGCGTCAGGGATTCCTATGGTAGACTGAACGGATAGAAGAATATGCGTACAGGTTTTGCTCTTATGATATACCCTACCCGTCTCAGTAATATACACTATGGGATCATCCTCAGAACTACTTTCTTCGCTACTAGTTGAATAGGCTGATGCCACCTTATATCCCGTCCAGCTTCGAAGCTTAACTCTTTGTATCAACTGCATATCTTTAATGGTAATTATCTTTATGGGTAATCGGACTTTGTATCGTACAATAATGTCAATACATCCATCCTGATCCATCAATTGCGATCCCATAAAGCTGATTCCATCATATCCTTCATAGATACAGGAGCGATTAATCTGATCAATATCAAGGTATTTCATAGCATAAAGCTTAAGAACTCCATCACTTACCACAGAACCTGCAAACTCGTGTAATCCAATTTCCAGCTCCTCACCGAAGAGTGTTTGATCAAAGCCCAATGCATCCTCTACGTCCATGAAATCATCGTATATGTATGCAGTTTTGGATAAATCAAGACCCATTCTGGTTAACCCTGCCTGTATTTGCTCCTGAATCAGAAATATTTGTATGAAGTAAAGAAAGGCAAGTATAAAAAACAGGAATATGGGCGTAACTAATGCTGCCTCCACCGTTAAGGAGGCCCGTTTCTTTTCTGCTATTAATGTGTTAAGAAGTTTATTTACCTTTATGTTCAAAGCAGCCTCCATCTTACAATATAGAAGAGCCATATTAGCTATCAAATACTTGGATGGATTGGGATATCCGTTCTTCTTTTAATTAGAAATGATATATATGATTCATAAGCAAATGACTTCTTGGAGAGAGATTTTTATTTAATAGATAGATTAGACGTTTCATAATTTAATAGACAAGAGAACGGACATCCCAATCCATCTAAGTATAGGGATTAACATGAGTCTTTAAGATCGATAAATTAAACAAGCAAACTCTTAGATAGAACGTTTTTAGTAACTATAAGTAGCTTGTGTCGTGTATTGAAATCTCTGAATCCTTCGATTATAGGATCCGAGTATGAAGGGTATTGCTATGAATTTGGGCTTTACTATAACGGTTGAGGTAGCATGATAACCAAAGAGCACATTTTGCATATAAAAGGGTTCATCATAACGAATCTGGATATTCTCCTGAATCAGATCCATAGCCCTGTAAATAAGGTCCTTTTTCTTCTTCATAAAAAGAAATGCACATAAGTATTCATGATAGGATATGGATATTTCTTTGGTTTGAGCAATCTGAACCGCCTTTGATTGAAAGAAGCTTCGATTAAGCATAAATATCTCTGGAAGTTGTACTAACAGGGTCTTCTTGAGAACAGGAACCTCCCTGTCCATCATAAGTGCACAGGTATCAACCAAGGCTTCCGAGAAAGCCC
The nucleotide sequence above comes from Variimorphobacter saccharofermentans. Encoded proteins:
- a CDS encoding TadE/TadG family type IV pilus assembly protein, producing MNIKVNKLLNTLIAEKKRASLTVEAALVTPIFLFFILAFLYFIQIFLIQEQIQAGLTRMGLDLSKTAYIYDDFMDVEDALGFDQTLFGEELEIGLHEFAGSVVSDGVLKLYAMKYLDIDQINRSCIYEGYDGISFMGSQLMDQDGCIDIIVRYKVRLPIKIITIKDMQLIQRVKLRSWTGYKVASAYSTSSEESSSEDDPIVYITETGRVYHKSKTCTHILLSVQSTIGIPDALRNDNGGKYYPCESCCTGKEGDFATYYITSDGTRYHSRRNCSRIKRSVQEIPLSKVGGRPPCKRCGG